The following proteins are co-located in the Psilocybe cubensis strain MGC-MH-2018 chromosome 5, whole genome shotgun sequence genome:
- a CDS encoding Pre-mRNA-splicing factor CWC26, which produces MAMTRSMQGGEGSSEEDSLLGTTTPRMRRSRWRTKLHLPRFSWDAHPFWLELIPVVLIMSMSRGVTMSPRIQVYKAIACRALSKDSPGATSPLASFLDGCGDAEVQARAAKIQAAVVTTMSVLSAISTGFWSRLGDTHGRKLILSTFLLGALIMEGVFVLVMRPNSFFGRHAETLILVGPVVEGFVGGLSTFNGVVHAYISDCTRHGSRSKIFSTVQGMVFVGLAIGPWLGGLFFPPKGYNDGFFFGSIGLITFTLLYVIFICPESRQSTAQAPASQAQSDVSFKSSPILVVGRLFRDFISALLLPISMFTPRRVPGSSRYNYNMTLVGLTLFLYIVSTGVYSAKYLYAQHVYSWTTAELGYYMSTLWISRAINLLLFLPIVLSYFKPKSTSISPSTPNAHDIAAELNFDRYLASISLAVDGLADSLVAITRDGSQSVFVALSCLSSFTSGGNPALHSLGAVCLHACGRGSEVGALFGALGVLAAIAHIVSPYIYALTYASSVANFPEAIFVLAACILYTVVFFLSRISSDEEDIALVHTPVIGEDYRTRPSSEHYSYHPIGEGEPDESSPRSHPLPLSISRMSNLKAYLAEKYMSGPKAEAILSKTAPLKKKKRKVKDAGADTQTGTSMIRDEDGGWGEMVKEEDPDELADAVIEKDRGFKKRKVASAAAESSWITIQEGLNDAQIKEESPPPDEKPMVVDTPFVGGLVNAQQLKKMLPQNNVTTTDKMTEEEIARAQETIYRDASGKKIDTKAAKAEAARLKRLKEEKEAQKMEWGKGLVQREEAEKRKKELEKNRNAPFARRADDKELNEELKAKELWNDPAAAFLTKSKAKGPRKPEYTGPPPPPNRFGIKPGYRWDGVDRGNGFEKKLFESRNAKKRKGAESYQWSVDDM; this is translated from the exons ATGGCAATGACACGTTCAATGCAGGGCGGCGAAGGCTCGTCCGAAGAAGATTCACTGTTAGGTACAACCACACCTCGCATGCGGCGGTCACGATGGCGAACGAAGCTGCACCTCCCTCGTTTTTCTTGGGATGCGCATCCTTTTTGGTTAGA GTTAATCCCTGTTGTGCTGATTATGTCCATGTCG CGAGGAGTGACCATGTCACCTCGTATACAAGTCTATAAAGCCATAGCTTGTAGGGCGTTGAGCAAAGACTCTCCAGGAGCCACGTCGCCTCTCGCGTCGTTCTTGGACGGCTGTGGTGATGCTGAGGTGCAGGCTCGGGCCGCTAAAATACAAGCAG CCGTCGTAACGACTATGAGCGTTCTCAGCGCGATATCCACTGGGTTTTGGAGTAGGCTTGGAGATACCCATGGACGCAAACTTATCCTATCAACTTTTCTACTTGGAGCTCTGATCAT GGAGGGCGTTTTCGTTTTGGTGATGAGGCCTAACTCGTTTTTCGGGCGTCATGCGGAAACCCTTATCCTCGTGGGTCCCGTGGTGGAAGGTTTTGTAGGCGGTCTTTCCACCTTCAACGGTGTCGTTCATGC TTATATCTCAGATTGCACACGACATGGGTCTCG GTCTAAAATATTTTCTACCGTTCAAGGAATGGTTTTCGTTGGGCTTGCTATCGGACCTTGG CTCGGAGGTCTATTCTTCCCACCTAAAGGCTATAACGATGGATTCTTCTTCGGAAGTATTGGCCTTATTACCTTCACCCTGCTTTATGTGATTTTCATCTGTCCTGAGTCACGACAATCCACTGCCCAAGCGCCTGCATCTCAGGCACAATCCGATGTGTCCTTCAAGTCATCCCCTATACTGGTTGTCGGACGTCTATTCCGCGACTTTATTTCCGCACTGCTATTGCCTATCTCCATGTTCACACCACGTCGAGTTCCGGGTTCATCCAGATACAACTACAATATGACGCTCGTTGGGTTGACCTTGTTCTTATATATTGTATCCACA GGTGTCTATTCAGCTAAATATTTATACGCACAACACGTCTACTCTTGGACTACTGCCGAG CTCGGCTACTATATGTCGACACTCTGGATATCCAGAGCCATCAATTTATTATTGTTCCTTCCTA TTGTCCTATCGTATTTCAAACCAAAATCGACCAGTATATCCCCAAGCACACCCAACGCTCACGATATTGCAGCCGAACTGAACTTTGACCGTTATTTGGCTTCTATATCCCTTGCAGTTGATGGTCTGGCAGACAGTCTTGTTGCGATTACAAGAGATGGGTCACAATCTGTCTTTGTGGCACTTTCATGCCTATCATCCTTTACCTCAGGCGGAAATCCCGCCTTACACTCTCTAGGAGCGGTCTGTCTTCATGCATGTGGAAGAGGATCAGAGGTTGGCGCTTTGTTCGGAGCATTAGGCGTACTAGCTGCGATTGCGCACATAGTGTCG CCATATATCTACGCTCTGACATATGCGTCGAGCGTGGCCAACTTCCCGGAGGCGATATTTGTTCTCGCTGCTTGCATTCTATATACAGtggtcttcttcctcagCCGGATATCATCGGATGAGGAAGACATTGCACTAGTACACACTCCCGTGATCGGAGAGGATTATAGGACACGACCATCATCGGAACACTATTCATACCACCCGATTGGCGAAGGGGAACCTGACGAGTCGAGCCCACGGAG CCATCCACTTCCTCTATCTATTTCAAGGATGTCGAATCTCAAAGCATATTTGGCTGAAAAGTATATGTCAGGACCGAAGGCAGAAGCCATTCTGTCCAAAACGGCGCCactaaagaaaaagaagcgcAAGGTAAAGGATGCCGGCGCAGATACACAAACAGGGACCAGCATGATACGTGACGAGGATGGAGGCTGGGGCGAAATGGTTAAAGAAGAGGACCCTGATGAACTGGCCGATGCAGTTATCGAGAAGGACCGAGGCTTCAAAAAGCGGAAGGTCGCCAGCGCTGCCGCCGAGTCAAGTTGGATAACTATTCAGGAAGGGCTGAATGATGCGCAGataaaggaagaaagccCTCCACCTGATGAGAAGCCTATGGTTGTCGATACTCCGTTCGTCGGTGGGCTGGTGAACGCGCAGCAACTCAAAAAGATGCTCCCGCAGAACAATGTTACAACGACGGACAAGATGACAGAAGAGGAAATTGCACGCGCTCAGGAAACCATTTATCGTGATGCTTCTGGAAAGAAGATTGACACGAAAGCGGCGAAAGCTGAGGCGGCTAGATTGAAGCGCCttaaagaagagaaagaagcgCAAAAGATGGAGTGGGGTAAAGGCTTGGTGCAACGAGAAGAGGCCGAGAAACGGAAAAAGGAGCTAGAAAAGAATAGGAATGCGCCGTTTGCGAGACGCGCAGATGATAAAGAATTGAACGAGGAGTTGAAGGCCAAGGAGCTGTGGAACGACCCAGCAGCTGCTTTCTTGACG AAATCTAAAGCCAAAGGCCCTCGAAAACCAGAATATACAGGGCCTCCGCCACCGCCTAACAGGTTTGGCATTAAGCCTGGATATAGATGGGATGGTGTTG ACCGAGGCAATGGTTTCGAGAAGAAATTGTTTGAAAGCAGAAACGCTAAAAAGCGAAAAGGCGCTGAAAGTTATCAGTGGAGTGTGGACGATATGTAA
- a CDS encoding Protein arginine N-methyltransferase 5 — MDYQDSDWDHCATLSTFLTLTDIAKAHAHTQPSRTRDRDDDYDYETPVLRVIDEAKQKGYKRVCMPLTTDKWRARWAKMCLLPNESSEQDKEEASKAAEAWRLNPAFERDEVMITRLDEAEGVIAMISEWLELDAADDWVRHDAEIALKQELAYASYLNIHTAILPAPRNRDHVASYARIVHSCLVKFPFLYISIRLPIYNPSVFHPPSPASPILRPSSPMLLSSPGSSSSGAPSLVISEIEQLPASNSGGSLNATWEMWDLIRSMCDYNMKLTLTLDLSPALPTTLGVLSKWAAESHRPMIILSEVSEGRHTRGGENAYSQYVRHLEKTSPAVQAAKKAGTVENFAQGYQDYLQAPLQPLMDNLPSITYQTFEQDPVKYRQYEEAMYRAFLDHAVDEKLVVCVAGAGRGPLVARCFKALERAKRQATVIAVEKNPNAFVTLQERKRKEWGNKIQLIFGDMRIIDVPEKADILVSELLGSFGDNELSPECLDGAMRFLKPSGISIPSSYTAHLAPLSSSKLYNEARSTKTEKGLETPYVVMFQAVNILSGTKASVDGRCGPQVQECWEFEHPRREAVLDAQGYFEAVLYGNIGISIHPHRKDQVSKDMLSWFPLFFPFREPLYLPSSSELQVSIWRITNDRKVWYEWHAESFISVPTSAGGSEELLMTQPFSGSFSVSSPSFSSMGAPSPLVDSKEPPFLDMTRMQNSDTGPGGVEYEMVKIGHTSLHNAALFSVPPFIFSKMKYFSTLAAIVTVIPSIMAMTINTPTSVVQCQPQLITWSDGLAPYYLTIIPGGQPSASPLKTFDTQSGTSITWIVDIKAGTQVTFALKDSTGATSYTDSVTIQPNNDSSCLGGGSGNSGNSGNAAGGNSGASPTTQATDANPSAASGGSSSVAAGSTSTSRPAAGAPSAATIRSTSTPSPVSVTAQRTTSAAAPAGSGSSSSSTTGTNASGAESRFSLGGYLVAGALGLVGAVVL; from the exons ATGGACTATCAGGATTCGGACTGGGACCACTGTGCGACTTTGTCCACCTTTCTCACTCTCACCGACATCGCAAAggcacacgcacacacccAGCCCTCGCGCACCCGTGACCGCGATGACGACTACGACTACGAAACACCCGTGCTGCGCGTCATCGACGAGGCAAAGCAGAAGGGGTACAAGCGCGTGTGCATGCCTCTGACGACTGACAAGTGGCGGGCACGCTGGGCCAAGATGTGTTTGCTCCCCAATGAGAGCAGCGAGCAGGACAAGGAGGAGGCCAGCAAGGCAGCCGAAGCCTGGAGACTTAATCCGGCCTTTGAGAGGGACGAGGTGATGATCACAAGATTGG ATGAGGCCGAGGGTGTCATCGCCATGATATCCGAATGGCTCGAACTCGACGCTGCCGACGACTGGGTGCGCCACGATGCTGAAATC GCGCTTAAGCAGGAACTAGCGTACGCATCATACCTCAACATTCACACCGCCATCCTCCCTGCACCGCGGAACCGCGATCACGTCGCGTCCTACGCGCGCATCGTGCACTCATGCCTCGTCAAGTTCCCGTTCCTCTACATCTCCATCCGGCTCCCCATCTACAATCCATCCGTCTTCCATCCACCATCGCCCGCGTCACCCATCCTGCGCCCGAGCTCCCCAATGTTGTTGTCGTCCCCTGGATCGTCTTCGTCGGGTGCTCCGTCGCTGGTCATATCAGAGATTGAGCAGCTCCCCGCCAGCAACTCCGGAGGGTCTCTCAATGCAACGTGGGAGATGTGGGATCTCATCAGAAGCATGTGTGATTATAACATGAAGCTGACGTTGA CTCTCGATCTCTCTCCTGCCCTCCCGACGACCCTGGGTGTGCTCAGCAAATGGGCAGCCGAATCC CACCGGCCTATGATTATCCTCTCAGAAGTGTCAGAAGGTCGCCATACGCGCGGCGGCGAAAATGCGTATTCGCAGTACGTGAGGCATTTGGAAAAAACCAGTCCCGCTGTTCAAGCGGCGAAGAAGGCTGGAACCGTCGAAAATTTTGCACAGGGCTACCAAGACTACCTGCAGGCTCCATTGCAG CCTTTGATGGATAATTTGCCTAGTATCACATACCAGACGTTCGAACAGGATCCTGTGAAATATAGGCAGTACGAAGAG GCTATGTATCGGGCATTCCTGGACCATGCCGTTGATGAGAAACT TGTTGTCTgtgttgctggtgctggcCGTGGACCCCTTGTTGCTAGGTGTTTCAAGGCTCTCGAACGGGCAAAGCGCCAGGCTACGGTCATAGCCGTCGAAAAGAACCCAAATGCTTTCGTCAC ACTCCAGGAGAGAAAACGAAAAGAATGGGGCAATAAAATCCAGCTGATTTTCGGAGACATGCGAATCATCGATGTTCCTGAGAAAGCAGACATCCTGGTTAGCGAACTCCTAGGCTCGTTTGGTGATAACGAGCTCAGTCCGGAGTGTCTCGATGGCGCAATGCGATTTTTGAAAC CATCTGGAATATCTATACCATCATCTTATACTGCGCATCTAGCCCCGTTGTCGTCTTCCAAATTGTACAACGAAGCGCGGTCTACTAAAACGGAAAAAGGCCTGGAGACACCCTATGTGGTCATGTTCCAGGCCGTCAACATCCTCAGCGGGACAAAAGCATCTGTCGATGGACGTTGTGGCCCTCAAGTGCAGGAATGCTGGGAATTTGAACATCCCAGACGAGAAGCAGTACTCGATGCCCAAG GTTATTTCGAGGcg GTGCTCTACGGAAATATTGGAATTAGCATACACCCTCATCGCAAGGATCAGGTATCCAAAGATATGCTCAGCTGGTTCCCGTTGTTCTTCCCATTCAGG GAGCCACTTTACTTGCCCAGCAGTTCGGAGCTCCAAGTGTCGATATGGCGCATCACCAATGATAGGAAAGTGTGGTACGAATGGCATGCAGAATCGTTCATCTCCGTCCCTACGTCTGCAGGCGGTAGCGAAGAACTATTGATGACCCAACCTTTCAGCGGAAGCTTTTCCGTGAGCTCGCCGTCATTCTCATCAATGGGTGCTCCTAGCCCTCTCGTGGACTCGAAAGAACCTCCATTCTTGGATATGACGAGGATGCAAAACAGTGACACCGGTCCCGGCGGGGTAGAGTACGAGATGGTCAAGATCGGTCATACCAGTCTGCATAACGCAG CCCTTTTTTCAGTCCCGCCTTTCATATTTTCTAAGATGAAGTACTTCTCTACTCTCGCTGCCATCGTCACTGTCATTCCCAGCATCATGGCCATGACCATCAATACTCC AACCAGCGTGGTTCAGTGTC AACCCCAGCTGATCACCTGGAGCGACGGTCTCGCACCCTACTATCTGACCATCATTCCTG GCGGTCAGCCCAGTGCCTCGCCT CTTAAAACCTTTGACACCCAGAGCGGCACAAGCATCACCTGGATTGTCGACATCAAGGCTGGCACCCAAGT GACTTTCGCGCTCAAGGACAGCACTGGAGCTACATCCTACACGGACTCCGTCACCATTCAGCCCAACAATGACTCAAG CTGCTTGGGTGGTGGTTCTGGAAACTCTGGGAATAGTGGAAACGCAGCGGGTGGAAACTCGGGGGCTTCACCTACTACCCAGGCTACTGACGCGAACCCGTCTGCCGCCAGTGGAGGATCTTCATCAGTCGCAGCGGGTTCTACCTCCACGAGTCGTCCTGCTGCAGGTGCTCCATCTGCAGCTACCAT CCGCTCTACTTCTACCCCATCCCCAGTGTCTGTTACGGCGCAGAGGACCACAAGCGCCGCCGCCCCCGCGGGATCGggatcctcttcatcttcgacaaCAGGGACCAACGCCTCTGGAGCTGAGTCCCGCTTCAGCCTTGGGGGTTACCTCGTCGCCGGTGCTCTCGGTCTTGTGGGCGCTGTTGTTCTGTAA
- a CDS encoding Ankyrin repeat-containing protein P1E11.10, with translation MAVLPKNIWVAAGDGDLDRVRVRLSLLPLLSLSIIDVPLGAHRAALQVFFCPPEYARQIDNQNLHLALSPNMPDPYTYTPMHAAASYGQIHVLEYLLSCGGDINITDSDGDTPLYTVENLETARFLVQHGAIVDRHNLEGVSPIEHLTEEFPQIADYLRSTLDPAVLPSTAATTSPSQHSQNLASEQLTSALMSSVQEIMERAEAEGQDPEEELRQLVSRTVLEGVVTGYEMTVDSSDTTHPRDGSAQDGTPSKRPRNDDSTA, from the exons ATGGCTGTCCTCCCAAAGAACATTTGGGTCGCCGCAGGTGATGGCGACCTCGATAGAGTTAGGGTTcgtctttctcttctccccCTTCTGTCTCTCTCAATCATCGATGTCCCTCTAGGTGCTCATCGAGCAGCACTGCAAGTCTTCTTCTGTCCTCCGGAGTATGCTCGACAAATCGATAATCAAAATCTCCATTTAGCCCTCTCTCCCAACATGCCGGATCCCTACACCTACACTCCAAT GCATGCTGCCGCTTCCTACGGCCAGATACATGTGTTGGAGTATCTATTGTCGTGCG gGGGAGACATCAATATCACAGACAGTGATGGTGATACTCCTCTCTATACCGTAGAAAATCTCGAAACTGCCCGCTTCCTCGTTCAACATGGTGCAATCGTGGACCGTCACAATCTAGAGGGTGTCTCC CCAATCGAGCATCTCACAGAAGAGTTTCCCCAAATCGCCGACTATCTGCGGTCCACGCTCGACCCAGCCGTCCTCCCATCCACAGCTGCCACGACCTCGCCCTCTCAGCATTCACAAAATCTTGCTTCCGAACAGCTCACATCTGCACTGATGTCTTCTGTACAGGAAATTATGGAACGGGCCGAAGCCGAGGGACAGGATCCTGAAGAAGAACTTCGCCAGCTCGTTAGCAGGACCGTTTTGGAAGGAGTAGTCACTGGCTACGAGATGACCGTCGATAGCAGCGATACCACTCATCCGAGAGACGGTAGTGCCCAGGACGGCACCCCGTCAAAGCGCCCGCGAAACGACGACAGCACTGCCTAG
- a CDS encoding GATA zinc finger domain-containing protein 8, with the protein MSYLINSFDPPHHPLSQSAHSARPPSRPAPMDPDSFAQSQSQSQSQSQSQSQSQSQSHSYPPHHSLPKVGQTRCYWAMLSSDLQFIYLDPVLASHLEDQAELLVGKSLLSFVHPDEQASAKQDLGGVLESRTLHGSVTRVRFSRLSKVRRQLGYDGPGPSWSEADKIALDKDYMAVDIVINWAAEGLVLCFIHATVDLTPDDNNENQKTEWTNWCGTPFMDQEQVQLLYRRLLVCISQTGSMSRVFQILSNRQDRPVLMSWPPDPTQGPTSRDFAKLVENVQIGSGVPGGNDAKTSCTRRYKALQDMPPLIGGEVESIFIPHGTIIFACHKVNSTPRSSANPTAPMQQIDYAPTSYAPHQNASLYESPNSYALPPLSTSTPAYSNNYITQQGPMVQPSYSPQRWSQAPLPPTVSNLRSGSYSTTSPTQSPQTWTSGPPSATYLDTQSTPSFNRAPSPSYTYSATAGNSAATSPTSDVVPPPRRRISPGSSRDHTGAVRATGNRPTGVQKCSSCKATSSPEWRKGPSGKKELCNACGLRYARSRAKKEGPNQAQQRRRKEKGNSTKRDSTTPPTTTPAYSAIRRNYADSSFSTSSAGSASGSDIYPHSGHHVIDNMTPSPSPPAASNNMNFVHYTGGSNGSDSRPSYTGTGSTFYSVPSPLSNTHVLQQQQQSTSHMTTTQLPPLGQLSSYADRLSPMIPSASPLSHSSLGSSLAPVASYERERDRERDYREMPPTPLSAEPRLVNRRSIVSQP; encoded by the exons ATGAGCTATCTTATCAATTCGTTTGACCCGCCTCACCACCCGCTCTCCCAGTCCGCTCATTCCGCCCGCCCTCCCTCCCGCCCCGCCCCCATGGACCCAGACTCCTTCgcccagtcccagtcccagtcccagtcccagtcccagtcccagtcccagtcccagtcccagtcccacTCCTACCCGCCCCACCATTCTCTCCCAAAGGTCGGCCAGACCCGCTGTT ACTGGGCTATGCTCTCCTCAGACCTCCAGTTCATCTATCTGGACCCTGTCCTCGCAAGTCATCTAGAGGACCAGGCAGAGCTTCTCGTCGGCAAGTCCCTTCTCTCTTTCGTCCATCCCGACGAGCAGGCCTCCGCCAAGCAGGACCTCGGCGGTGTCTTGGAAAGCCGCACTCTCCATGGCTCTGTCACCCG TGTCCGCTTTTCGCGTCTCTCCAAAGTCCGCAGGCAGCTCGGCTACGATGGTCCTGGTCCAAGCTGGTCAGAGGCTGACAAAATCGCCCTCGACAAGGATTACATGGCCGTAGATATCGTCATAAACTGGGCCGCAGAGGGTCTCGTCTTGTGTTTCATTCACGCAACAGTTGACCTTACTCCAGACGACAACAACGAGAATCAAAAGACAGAATGGACAAATTGGTGTGGAACTCCCTTCATGGACCAGGAACAGGTCCAGCTTTTGTACCGTCGTCTTCTAGTCTGTATCTCCCAGACAGGTTCCATGTCCAGGGTCTTTCAGATTCTCTCAAATCGTCAGGATAGGCCCGTGCTCATGAGCTGGCCTCCTGACCCCACTCAAGGTCCTACCAGCAGGGATTTTGCCAAACTCGTGGAAAACGTTCAAATCGGGAGCGGAGTTCCCGGCGGAAACGATGCTAAAACGAGTTGCACACGCAGGTATAAAGCATTGCAGGACATGCCACCACTCATTGGGGGTGAGGTAGAAAGCATATTCATTCCGCATG GCACTATAATTTTTGCCTGCCACAAGGTCAATTCGACCCCTCGCAGCAGCGCAAATCCAACCGCTCCTATGCAGCAGATCGATTATGCCCCAACGAGCTATGCTCCCCACCAAAATGCCTCGCTTTACGAGTCTCCAAATTCTTATGCTCTGCCCCCTCTTTCTACCTCTACACCAGCATATAGCAATAATTATATCACTCAGCAAGGGCCTATGGTTCAGCCTTCGTATTCTCCACAACGTTGGTCTCAAG CACCACTCCCACCTACTGTCAGCAATTTGAGATCAGGATCCTATTCTACCACTTCACCCACGCAATCTCCCCAGACGTGGACGTCTGGACCCCCATCAGCGACGTATTTGGATACTCAATCTACCCCTTCATTCAATCGGGCCCCATCTCCCAGCTACACTTACTCTGCGACCGCAGGCAATAGTGCAGCGACGTCACCGACCTCTGATGTCGTACCTCCTCCGAGGCGCCGAATTAGTCCTGGTTCTTCTCGAGATCACACCGGGGCCGTTCGGGCCACTGGGAACCGACCTACTGGCGTTCAAAAGTGTTCTAGCTGTAAGGCAACTTCCAGCCCAGAATGGCGAAAGGGTCCAAGTGGAAAAAAGGAACTCTGCAACGC ATGTGGCTTGAGATATGCACGTTCACGCGCCAAGAAGGAGGGACCCAATCAGGCACAACAGCGACgccgaaaagaaaagggaaattCAACAAAGCGAGATTCGACGACCCCTCCAACGACCACTCCTGCATACTCGGCCATCCGTCGTAATTACGCAGACAGCTCGTTCTCTACCTCGTCCGCGGGGTCTGCTTCAGGTAGCGATATCTACCCCCACTCGGGACATCATGTTATTGATAACATGaccccttctccttctccgccGGCGGCTTCCAACAACATGAATTTCGTACATTATACAGGTGGTTCAAACGGGTCTGATTCCCGACCATCGTACACCGGCACGGGCAGCACATTTTATTCTGTCCCTTCCCCGCTCTCCAACACACACGTGttgcaacagcaacagcagtcTACGTCGCATATGACCACGACGCAGTTGCCGCCTCTCGGGCAGCTTTCTTCGTACGCGGATCGGTTGTCGCCTATGATTCCTTCCGCGTCCCCGTTGTCACATTCCTCACTCGGCTCATCCTTGGCGCCTGTGGCTTCCTATGAGCGCGAGAGGGATCGCGAGAGGGACTATCGCGAGATGCCTCCGACGCCACTATCCGCTGAACCTCGACTGGTTAATAGGAGGTCGATCGTGTCTCAACCGTGA
- a CDS encoding Coiled-coil domain-containing protein 174: MSVDPEAVKVDAPIVSSETDQSLELKKKSTQTARVVLPTAADDAHADVDTDEEGPEDGVEEETDDGDFLSEFPDDTEDLELVHSKIGSLAGLRLARFAEHLKRLCLRQNFISILEPETFHQLTKLEELDLYDNKLKGVGDALDKLENLSTLDLSFNLLRSVPDRLEFLHSLDTIYFVQNKITKISGFASCVTLRSLELGGNKIRKIENLESLVNLEELWLGKNKITKLQGLGTLKKLKILSLQSNRITKLEGLEELKDLSQLYLSHNGIERLEGLEHNLELTTLDVGNNFIPAIENISHLKKLEELWMNGNKIPDLSSLEPELRGISTLETLYLEHNPCQKNDMTGYRRKIQLALPQLKQIDATKSKAKGINASSFFDLKAELSKQEAEFAKAKAAGRSTSIVGGVKRPDKKPTVWARQNKGVNIRAGRDVELEEVAKPTLDSARAALERKAKIYEKLRRGKTGGLNDAQYDALLVDFDTDNVTSKYYEADSADEDESLTVPTRPEDDPMVEYEDEFGRIRTARRSEVPRNMITNREDEVDEDEDIIIRNPVNHFPTYQPTEERLAEIAKQYAEENNPLSQHYDASKEVRAKGAGFYQFSGDEATRAAQMEELKASREETTRIRQELGAEDVKFGEIEGMRHGEGQGGTAGGPVVSRGAEKRKRELEERRKLLEAKRKKAKVSDSSAATPSSSATPEIKVTSQDLNKLRAASPPPPQATSANRVSRFSDRQSIKETSPASSDPFAALESKLTSSSKAKGKSKAEYPTNDADSFLAQLEQEFLAKR, encoded by the exons atGTCTGTTGATCCTGAAGCTGTGAAAGTTGACGCACCTATCGTATCTTCGGAGACAGATCAGTCTTTGGAACTCAAGAAAAA GTCAACGCAGACGGCGCGGGTTGTGTTACCGActgctgctgatgatgcGCATGCGGATGTGGACACCGATGAAGAAGGTCCGGAGGACGGCGTTGAGGAGGAGACGGACGATGGAGACTTTTTGAGCGAGTTTCCTGATGACACCGAG GATTTGGAACTCGTGCACTCAAAAATCGGCTCTTTGGCGGGTCTACGGCTTGCGCGGTTCGCGGAGCATCTGAAGAGATTGTGCCTCCGACAGAACTTCATCTCTATTCTGGAGCCTGAGACGTTCCATCAACTGACGAAGTTGGAGGAGTTGGATCTGTACGACAACAAATTGAAAGGTGTCGGAGATGCACTGGATAAACTCGAGAATCTGAG CACACTTGATCTGTCGTTCAATCTCCTGCGATCGGTGCCAGACCGCCTGGAGTTTCTGCACTCTTTGGATACCATCTACTTTGTGCAGAATAAAATAACCAAGATTTCTGGCTTTGCTTCATGCGTCACGTTGAGAAGCTTGGAGTTGGGTGGAAACAAGATTCGT aaaatcgaaaatcTGGAAAGTCTGGTTAATCTGGAAGAACTTTGGCTTGGGAAGAACAAGATCACTAAACTTCAG GGTTTGGGAACGCTTAAGAAGCTCAAGATTCTTTCTTTGCAATCCAACAGAATTACCAAGTTGGAGGGTCTTGAAGAACTGAAAGATCTTAGCCAGCTATATCTCAGTCACAATGGTATCGAGCGATTAGAAGGGTTGGAACACAAT CTTGAGTTAACTACGCTGGATGTTGGGAACAATTTCATTCCTGCAATCGAAAATATCTCCCATCTGAAGAAGCTTGAAGAGCTCTGG atgaatggaaacaAGATTCCTGATCTTTCGTCCCTGGAACCTGAACTGAGAGGTATATCTACGTTGGAGACTCTGTATCTGGAACACAACCCCTGTCAGAAGAACGATATGACGGGATACAGGAGGAAGATTCAACTTGCGCTTCCACAGTTGAAGCAAATAGACGCAAC CAAATCCAAGGCAAAGGGAATCAACGCAAGCTCGTTCTTCGACCTCAAAGCAGAACTCTCAAAACAGGAAGCAGAGTTcgccaaagccaaagcagCCGGGCGCAGCACCTCGATTGTTGGTGGTGTTAAACGTCCAGATAAG AAACCAACGGTATGGGCACGTCAAAATAAGGGCGTTAATATCCGTGCCGGTCGAGACGTTGAATTGGAAGAGGTTGCAAAGCCTACACTTGACTCGGCTAGAGCAGCTTTAGAGCGGAAAGCGAAAATATACGAAAAGCTCAGAAGAGGGAAGACTGGAGGCTTGAACGATGCGCAGTATGACGCACTTCTGGTCGAT TTTGACACGGATAACGTTACCTCAAAGTACTATGAAGCAGATAGcgcagatgaagatgagagtTTAACGGTACCTACACGTCCTGAG GATGACCCTATGGTGGAATATGAAGACGAATTTGGACGAATACGAACAGCACGACGCTCTGAAGTGCCCAGAAATATGATTACAAATCGTGAAGATGAGGTCGACGAAGATGA AGATATCATCATAC GAAACCCCGTCAACCACTTCCCCACTTACCAGCCAACTGAGGAGAGACTGGCTGAAATAGCAAAACAATACGCAGAGGAAAACAATCCTTTGAGTCAGCATTATGATGCTTCGAAGGAGGTACGCGCTAAGGGTGCCGGATTCTACCAATTCTCTGGCGACGAGGCGACGAGGGCTGCACAAATGGAAGAGCTCAAAGCTTCAAGAGAAGAGACGACTAGGATAAGACAAGAATTGGGAGCCGAAGATGTCAAGTTTGGCGAGATCGAGGGCATGCGACACGGCGAAGGACAGGGAGGTACGGCAGGGGGACCAGTGGTTAGCAGGGGCGctgagaaaaggaaaagagagcttgaagaaagaaggaaattGCTCGAAGctaaaagaaagaaagcgaAGGTTTCCGACTCCTCTGCCGCTACCCCTTCGAGTTCTGCTACTCCAGAGATCAAGGTGACGTCGCAAGATCTCAACAAATTGCGCGCTGCTTcgccaccaccgccacaGGCTACATCTGCAAACCGAGTTTCGCGCTTCAGCGACCGTCAATCAATTAAAGAAACTAGTCCTGCTTCAAGTGATCCTTTTGCGGCTCTCGAATCGAAACTAACGTCTTCTTCCAAAGCAAAAGGGAAAAGTAAAGCAGAATATCCTACGAATGATGCAGATTCGTTCTTGGCCCAATTAGAACAAGAGTTTCTGGCCAAAAGATAA